In Granulicella mallensis MP5ACTX8, the sequence ATCGAGTTCGCAATCAGGTTGGAGATCACCTGCATCATCTCACCCCTGCGAAATACAACCTTGGTCTTCGAGTCGAAGAACTTCTTGATACCAATACCGGCGATAGCACAGCGCGGCTCATAGATGGTGAGGGCATGTTCTGTAATCACACTGAGAGAGGCCAGGCTCGCCGCGGCATGTTCGCGATAGTACCCAAGCGTTTGTTTGGCGATATGTGACACTCGTCCCAGCTCGTCTTCCGCCGTTGCCAGATAACCGCGTCCATCGTCATCCGTGATCTTCGGCCGCAGCAGATAGAGCAGATTCATCACCGCTTCAAGAGGATTATTAATCTCATGGGCAATCGTTGCCGCCATACGACCCGTCGCCGCAATCTTCTCCGCTTGCAGCAAAGATTGTTCGATCCGCCTACGGCTTGAGATGTCCCGAAGGATCTTGGACGCTCCGATCACTTGGCCCGTTCTATCCTTGATCGGAGAAACCGTAAGCGATACCTCGATCTTCCTCCCGTCCTTTGTGACCCGAACCGTCTCGAAGTGTTCGACACGTCGTCCAGCGCGAATGTGTTCGATGATGGTCTTCTCGTCTGAGTGAAGCTCCTCAGGAATCAGCTTGAGAATCGAAGTGCCGACAATCTCATCCGCGGAGTAACCGAAGACCCGCACTGCCGCATCATTCCAACTCGTGATGATGCCGTCCAGATTCTTGCTCAAAATCACATCATCCGAGGACGCAACAATCGCAGCGAGTTCGCCGAGGCGTGCGGCACCCGCCAGCCCCTCCTCCTCTATGTTTCGCATCTCCGTAATGTCCCGCATCGTCCCGAGGATTTTGCCTGTGGAACCATCCGTCGACGGTTGAAGATTGCCATTTACCTCAATCCATCGGAGGCTTTTATCGGAGAGATACATCGGGCCTTTAAAGTGGAACGGCTCGCCCTCTTGCAGCGTAGCGTCCATGGCCTGCCAAAAGGTGCTTTGATAGTCCGCATGCACGATCTCGTTCATGAAAGTGGCACCACTGACCGGACCATCTTCGCGAGTACGCCCGAAGATCTCGTACATGCGGTCGTTTTCCCAGCTTCCGAGATCTTCCACCGTGTCCCAGACAAAGACTCCCAGCTCCGCGACCTCGGTCGCCAGCTTCAGTCTCGCCTCGCTTTCGCGAAGTCTCCGGGCTCCCATCACGACCTCGGTCATATTGCGGAAGGCATCGTAGACACCGCCGATCCTGCCGTTCTCATAAACAGGGATCAGAGAATAGCTCCAATAGTGATCCTCTAGGACCCCATTGAAGAGGATGGGAATGAACATGTTATCCCGCACCGCTGTCTTGCCCCGGTAGAAACAGTCTTCCAGGTCGGCGCTCACCAGCTCCCAAGCTTCATGGAAGACGTCTCGATAAAGACCGCCAAGAGCGTTCGGGTGCTTCGTGGTCAGGGTAGAAATGGCTGCGTCGTTGTAGAGGAACACCATCTCTGGCCCCCAGGAGAGGATCGTCGGAAACGGCGAATGCAGCATGAGGTTGACGGTTGCGAGTAGGGTCTCGGACCATCCTTCAATTGGACCAAGCGGCGTCTTCGACCAATTGTGCGCACGAATGAGAGCAGCCATCTCGCTAAGCCCGGTAATCAGTTCGTTCGCTCGGGAAGTAAGGCTGGCTTTATTCATGGTTTATCGGCAACAGCAGGTTATCAAGCTTCTAACATCCTAATGGAAACCAGGATTCCACATATGAGCGATATCCAACTACGGTCCAGGTGGCAATTGCAGGTTAGCGGGGCCGTCCCCCCTGCTAAGGCGATCCTGAAAGCATGCAGTCATCCTTGATCAATGGCTGGCGAGAAGCCAACGAACGCTATTAATCGATTCGATTCCGGCTGCGGACTACTCGCTTATACACAACCCTCCACTCCTCTGAGGCAGGTAGAACTGGCTTTGCACCAGCCCTGGAGATTGCGATGAAACTTCTAATCTTTGTTCTTTGTGTTGTGTCTGGTTTGAGCGGTCTTCACGCACAGACGTCTGCCTGGCAGCCATCGCCGGGACATAAACAATTGCCGATCTGGCCGGGAGCAGTGCCAGATGCGCGACCTTACACCGGTCCCGAAACCGTTAAGAACACTGGAAGCACCTCGCTGGTGGGCGGCAGATCGTGGACCTACATCAACAATGTCTCGCGGCCGACTATGACGGTCTATGCTCCGAAGGGACAGAACACGGGAGCGGCCGTTGTGGTGTTTCCCGGCGGAGGCTATCAAATCCTGGCCATCGATCTTGAAGGCACCGAGGTATGTGATTGGCTGACGGCTAAGGGCATTACGTGTGTGCTGTTGAAGTACCGCGTGCCGGGTGAGGAAAAACTGCCAAAATCGGGGGCCTATCCGGCTTCACCAGAAGCTTTGGAAGATGCCCAGAGAGCCTTGGGGCTGGTGCGTTTTCACGCCGCCGAGTGGCACATCGACCCACACAAGATCGGAGTGCTTGGATTTTCTGCGGGAGGGCACTTGGTAGCAGCGACGAGTGTGCACTTTGACCATCGTTTGTACCCGGCAGTCGATGCAGCCGACAAGGAAAGCTGCCGCCCTGACTTTGCGGTGGCAATCTATCCAGGACATCTAGCCGTTGACGAAAATAGTTTCAGATTGAACCCGGATATCAGTAGACATATCACCCTTCGGACACCACCTACCTTCATTCTGCAGAATGAAGACGATAACGTAGACGGCGTACAACAAGCACTGAGTTACTACGCTGGGCTGAAAAAGGTTGGAGTCCCCGTCGAGATGCATCTCTACGCACAGGGAGGACACGCCTTCGGACTGCGCCGCACCAAGCTTCCGGCGACGAAATGGCCTGAGTTGGTGGAGACGTGGCTAACGACGATCGGAATCATTCCAGAGTAGAGGCTCTGGCTTTGCATCCTCACAGAGCGGCAGTGCAGATAGCTTTCGACAGATAGTCCACTCGTATGCTTAACGATTGAGTACGAGTGGACTATCCGACAATGAATTAGTTCCGATAAACCGACAGGGAAAACCTATCTGCGTAATCATTGCCCACACTTAGCGTGAAATGGTCTTTCCTGGCTCAAGGTGCGACTCTACACTCCTCAGGGAGTGTGCCGACGAATGATATCGAGGACGTCCTCGGTGGCTTCGAGAGGTCTTTCGGATTGAGGAATGTTCGCCCCAGCGTCAAGGAGTGCGCGGGCGACACCGGCATAGTCACCTGTATTGCGATGCCAGCCATAGAGCGAGCCGTAAAGCGCCCAGGCGAGTGGAGTGCCCCCATGTTCCGCCTCGAAGACGTTGACAGGAGCTTGGTGAACCAATAGAGCGCGGACCATGGCAAGGTTACCGTGCCAGGCAGCATAGTGCAGTGCGGTCTGATGATTGTCGAGTGTGGCGTCTGACGGCCAGCCACATCCGAGCAAAAGTTCGACGGCACGAGCGTTGTTGCGTACGGCAACACCAATGATGCGTCGTGCAGCATTGGCAGTGAGACGACTGAAAAGCGAGGGATGCTGCTGGAGGATTTGTTCAACCAAAGCCTCGTTGCCAACTTCGGCGGCCTGCACCAGACGAAGCCAGGGAGCGCTGCGCTGCATGAGCAGGTCAAAGACAGCTGAATGATTGAACTCGTGCGCGATCATATGCGGCGACTTGGTAAACCCAAAGCCGAAGATATAGATGTTGCCTCCAGCGCGGGGATCACGCTTGGGAAAATAACGATCACTGACGGTGATGCGGACAGTTTCAGGATCGTTATTGAGAATGCGCTCCACGATCGCAACGTCGCCGATTGCAGAAGCCGCGAGAATATCGACCTCTGCCCCGCGGGAGACCAGAAACTTCGCGACATCGTGGCGATGCGGTCGAGTCGAGACCATGTATTGCAAAGCCGTGGACTCATGATCAATATCGAGAGCATTGATGTCTGCTCCGGCGTCAAGAAGGACGGAGGCGATCTCGATGGTGGAGGCGAAGTGCAGTGGAAGCTCGCCATCTCCGCCGCGCGCGTGCACCAGTTGAGGGTTGGCCAGCAGGAACTCTCGTACACGGTCGATCATGCCGAGGCGCGCGGCAGAGTGAATATCGACGGTGGCGCCGCGTGAGATGAGGTAGGTGGCAAGACCGGGATTTGCGAAGTCAAGCACGCCGAAGCTGCCGGCCCACCAACGCGACCTCTCGTTGATGTTGGCTCCGAAGTCGAGCAGTGCGTCGATCATGTCGCGGTTTTGTTTATGGACGGCCGACAGAATAGCGGGTTCGTCGAAGCCATAGTTCGGCAACGGCTTGTTGATCAGGGCTTTGAGCGATGGATGCCGGGCCAGGACTTCTCTCACAAGAGCGGCATCGTTCGCCTTGATTGAGCCGATGAGCGCCTCGATCGGGGCAGTCGAATCGAGCTCGACATGGAGCTTGAGCGCGGGCCAGGTATCAAAGCCATACTCTCGGGCAATAACGTGGAGAGCATCGGCTAGTTTGGGTTTCGCTGATTCGATTCCAAAAGCTGCGAAACGTGCGGCAGCGACTTCATCTGCGGCGAGGCATTCGCGTAGCAGAGTACGCGCCTGGCTTTTGAGATGTTCGAGATTGGGGCGTGCGGGAAGTTCGCGTAGAGACATGACTCACTCCTTCTTTAGAGCCCGCGATCCGCTTCGCTGGGCGAGAAGAGAGTGGATTGTGATGAAGCAAAAGAGCAAAGGTGGGATAATCCCTTTCCGCGGACGGGGTGCACCCTTGGTGTGCGAAATAAAGATTAGCAGTAAAGAAGTCGGAGGGTCTAGAGCATAACGAAATCTCCACATTGGACGCTTTTGAAGCGCACCCCATGCTCTATCGCGAGATAAGCCACCGACACCGTAACAGAGGAATAGCCCCGAAGATTCCAAAGCTGCAATCAATGAGCTGCCACGGAATCGGAATGCCGCGAATATGTCCCGCGATGAGAGCGAGCGGAATCACTCCTCCACAGGCGATCAAACCAAACGTGATAACCCACCTGTTACGGAGGGGATCGCGATACGGGCCGAAGAACAAGACAGCGAGCACTAGGTGAGCAAAAGCCAACCAGTCCGTTCCGTACGCGAGGAAAGGGTAATGTGCATTCGTGTCGGAGAGCGCCGCCTGCACGTGTGCGATCCATGGCAGCAAAGAGGTGGCTTCAGCGATAGGCCGCACAGGCGAGGCTTCCAGCAGAGACACCGCCCAGGTCAGCTCAGTCTGCAGCGGAAAAGCAGTGACTCCGCTGAGCACCAGCCCTGCGATAAAGATACCCAGCCAGAAACGAATCACGCGGAGATGCTGACGCAACAGCATGGGCTGCTCTCCCTCTCCAGCGGCCTCTCTGTACGAAACTGCATTCTTCATACCATCGTCTCCGGTTGAATCACCGGCAGGAGTTGAGCTTCTGCCGGTCTCGTCTGTTGAGGTTTTCTTCCCGTCACTCGTGACAGCACCGCTTCGAGCAGCGGTGTAACCCGAGCCAGTTGCCGTGCCCGAATCAGCAGATCCCACACAGGCTCGGACTTCTTCCATCCTGAAGCGTAGAAGAAATGTTTCGCCTGATGCTTCAGCGTGCCATGATGCAGTGCAGCACGCCCAATAGATTCCCAGCGGTAAAACTCCCGATACGCCCAATCGTATCCGTCCTTCAGCGCCTCCGGCCTTAGCCTGGTGGGCTGATAGACGACGTGCCTCGTATCGTAAAGGTTCCAATCTCGTGTCAGCATGCGCCCTTCACGCTCCATCCGCGCATGCAGTTGCGTCCCAGGATAAGGCGTCTGGATATGAAACGTTGCAGTCGTAATTCCCCGCTCAACGGCCCAGTCCACTGTCCGCCGGAAGACATCTTCTCCATCGTCATCCATGCCAAAAACGAAGCTGCCATTGATCATGATGCCGAGCGAATGCAGCCGGTCCGCAACGGCTTTGTAGTCACGGCCCAGATTCTGCCGCTTGTTGCTCCGCCTCAGATTGTCCGGAGTAAGCGTCTCAAAGCCAACGAAGAGGCTGCGCAGTCCCGCCTCTGCGGCATGCTCAATCAAGTTACCCCGCAGAATGGAGTCGACTGTGGCCGCGCCCTGGAAGAGCCGTCTCATTCCCTTCATCCCCTCGAATAGAGCTTCCGAAAACCGCCTGTCGCCCAGCAGGTGATCGTCAAGAAAGTAAAGATGCCGTCCAGGCAGACGCGCGATCTCTGCCAGAGCGTCATCTACTCGTTGCGTGTAGAAACCTTTGCCTCCCTGGAAGAATGCGTCCTTGTAGCAGAAGTCGCAATGCTGAGGACAACCTCGCGTCACCACGATGGAGTTTGGGACCAGGTACGACGCACGACGAA encodes:
- a CDS encoding B12-binding domain-containing radical SAM protein, producing MIAPGSRPLKVKFILPALKEASDPQWRPIKYSLFPPLGLATLAAYLRPEDHAVISDEHVEPLQLDDAPELVVIQVYITNAYRAYRTADLYRSRGAFVCLGGLHVTALPEEAAVHADCIFLGPGEQTFPFFLKDFRAGRPERIYTSTTGRTLDRVPPIRRDLIRRASYLVPNSIVVTRGCPQHCDFCYKDAFFQGGKGFYTQRVDDALAEIARLPGRHLYFLDDHLLGDRRFSEALFEGMKGMRRLFQGAATVDSILRGNLIEHAAEAGLRSLFVGFETLTPDNLRRSNKRQNLGRDYKAVADRLHSLGIMINGSFVFGMDDDGEDVFRRTVDWAVERGITTATFHIQTPYPGTQLHARMEREGRMLTRDWNLYDTRHVVYQPTRLRPEALKDGYDWAYREFYRWESIGRAALHHGTLKHQAKHFFYASGWKKSEPVWDLLIRARQLARVTPLLEAVLSRVTGRKPQQTRPAEAQLLPVIQPETMV
- a CDS encoding ankyrin repeat domain-containing protein: MSLRELPARPNLEHLKSQARTLLRECLAADEVAAARFAAFGIESAKPKLADALHVIAREYGFDTWPALKLHVELDSTAPIEALIGSIKANDAALVREVLARHPSLKALINKPLPNYGFDEPAILSAVHKQNRDMIDALLDFGANINERSRWWAGSFGVLDFANPGLATYLISRGATVDIHSAARLGMIDRVREFLLANPQLVHARGGDGELPLHFASTIEIASVLLDAGADINALDIDHESTALQYMVSTRPHRHDVAKFLVSRGAEVDILAASAIGDVAIVERILNNDPETVRITVSDRYFPKRDPRAGGNIYIFGFGFTKSPHMIAHEFNHSAVFDLLMQRSAPWLRLVQAAEVGNEALVEQILQQHPSLFSRLTANAARRIIGVAVRNNARAVELLLGCGWPSDATLDNHQTALHYAAWHGNLAMVRALLVHQAPVNVFEAEHGGTPLAWALYGSLYGWHRNTGDYAGVARALLDAGANIPQSERPLEATEDVLDIIRRHTP
- a CDS encoding PAS domain-containing sensor histidine kinase, encoding MNKASLTSRANELITGLSEMAALIRAHNWSKTPLGPIEGWSETLLATVNLMLHSPFPTILSWGPEMVFLYNDAAISTLTTKHPNALGGLYRDVFHEAWELVSADLEDCFYRGKTAVRDNMFIPILFNGVLEDHYWSYSLIPVYENGRIGGVYDAFRNMTEVVMGARRLRESEARLKLATEVAELGVFVWDTVEDLGSWENDRMYEIFGRTREDGPVSGATFMNEIVHADYQSTFWQAMDATLQEGEPFHFKGPMYLSDKSLRWIEVNGNLQPSTDGSTGKILGTMRDITEMRNIEEEGLAGAARLGELAAIVASSDDVILSKNLDGIITSWNDAAVRVFGYSADEIVGTSILKLIPEELHSDEKTIIEHIRAGRRVEHFETVRVTKDGRKIEVSLTVSPIKDRTGQVIGASKILRDISSRRRIEQSLLQAEKIAATGRMAATIAHEINNPLEAVMNLLYLLRPKITDDDGRGYLATAEDELGRVSHIAKQTLGYYREHAAASLASLSVITEHALTIYEPRCAIAGIGIKKFFDSKTKVVFRRGEMMQVISNLIANSIYAMPTGGTLSVSVSDVRSQGEGIVLAIEDTGVGITPDVLPRVFEAFFTTRTTVGTGIGLFVAKQFVEGHGGRISIESRSDPEDHGTTVRIFLPLQTAYA
- a CDS encoding alpha/beta hydrolase; this encodes MKLLIFVLCVVSGLSGLHAQTSAWQPSPGHKQLPIWPGAVPDARPYTGPETVKNTGSTSLVGGRSWTYINNVSRPTMTVYAPKGQNTGAAVVVFPGGGYQILAIDLEGTEVCDWLTAKGITCVLLKYRVPGEEKLPKSGAYPASPEALEDAQRALGLVRFHAAEWHIDPHKIGVLGFSAGGHLVAATSVHFDHRLYPAVDAADKESCRPDFAVAIYPGHLAVDENSFRLNPDISRHITLRTPPTFILQNEDDNVDGVQQALSYYAGLKKVGVPVEMHLYAQGGHAFGLRRTKLPATKWPELVETWLTTIGIIPE